A stretch of the Teretinema zuelzerae genome encodes the following:
- the argS gene encoding arginine--tRNA ligase, which yields MADMRTEWRALVAGALETLRLAKAPDSPEIKAESLSSEIPPDPAMGDMGFPLFSFAKTFRMAPPAIAAEAAALLSSDPAVQALGTAKAVGPYLNVFLAKGAAAGKTLEAIISAGSSWGRPETQKGKRIMIEFSSPNTNKPLHLGHLRNDALGESVSRILAFCGAEVYKVNIINNRGIHICKSMLAYQKFFAGETPESRGVKSDRFVGDCYVAYNTYAKEHPEQAEQEAQELLRSWEAGDAETLKLWKTMNSWAERGIAQTYERTGISFDKLYYESETYLKGRDEILEGLEKGIFYKEEDGSVWVDLSPINLDKKVLLRKDGTALYMTQDIGTAIYRHGDWDFNQLVYVVGSEQQYHFKVLFYVLKLLGYEWARDLYHLSYGMVNLPEGKMKSREGTVVDGDDLINSLRDGALEEIASKGREEAVGDAAEVAEKIALAALHYFLLQVSPTKDMIFNPKESLSFQGNTGPYLQYMGARISSILRKVEEGGAPGPDGVLTQGPLAGGSVKPDLLVHDAEWELLKALEDFPKQAARAAENHDPSAVTASLYDICKCFSRFYHDCPIITAGSADLGRTRLELVRATLIVLKNAMHLVLVPFLETM from the coding sequence ATGGCAGATATGCGGACAGAATGGAGGGCGCTGGTAGCCGGCGCTCTTGAAACCTTGCGGCTCGCAAAGGCTCCGGATTCGCCGGAGATCAAGGCGGAAAGCCTTTCGTCCGAGATTCCGCCAGACCCCGCCATGGGCGATATGGGGTTCCCTCTTTTTTCATTCGCGAAAACCTTCCGCATGGCGCCTCCCGCAATCGCCGCGGAAGCGGCTGCCCTGCTTTCTTCCGATCCGGCCGTCCAGGCCCTCGGAACCGCGAAGGCGGTCGGACCGTATCTGAACGTATTTCTGGCAAAGGGTGCCGCCGCCGGCAAAACCCTCGAAGCGATCATTTCCGCCGGTTCTTCCTGGGGCCGACCCGAAACGCAGAAGGGCAAGCGGATCATGATCGAGTTCTCAAGCCCGAACACCAATAAGCCTCTCCATCTCGGCCACCTCCGCAACGACGCACTGGGCGAAAGCGTTTCGCGCATTCTCGCGTTCTGCGGCGCCGAGGTGTATAAAGTAAACATCATCAACAACCGCGGCATCCATATCTGCAAATCCATGCTGGCGTACCAGAAGTTTTTCGCAGGGGAAACGCCCGAATCCCGCGGGGTAAAATCCGACCGATTCGTCGGAGACTGCTACGTCGCGTACAATACTTACGCGAAGGAGCATCCCGAACAGGCCGAACAGGAGGCTCAGGAGCTGCTGCGCTCCTGGGAAGCCGGAGACGCCGAAACCCTGAAATTATGGAAAACGATGAACAGCTGGGCTGAGCGGGGAATCGCGCAAACCTACGAGCGGACGGGAATTTCCTTCGACAAGCTCTATTACGAAAGCGAAACATACCTGAAAGGCCGCGATGAAATTCTCGAGGGCCTGGAGAAGGGCATTTTCTATAAAGAAGAAGACGGTTCAGTTTGGGTCGATCTTTCTCCCATCAACCTCGATAAAAAAGTTCTGCTTCGCAAGGACGGAACCGCCCTGTATATGACGCAGGACATCGGGACCGCGATATACCGCCACGGCGACTGGGATTTCAACCAGCTGGTCTACGTGGTGGGCAGCGAACAGCAGTACCACTTCAAGGTTCTGTTCTACGTCCTGAAGCTCCTCGGCTACGAGTGGGCCCGCGATCTCTATCACCTTTCCTACGGCATGGTGAATCTTCCTGAAGGCAAGATGAAGAGCCGCGAAGGCACCGTTGTCGACGGCGACGATCTCATCAACAGTCTCCGCGACGGCGCCCTCGAGGAAATCGCCTCGAAGGGCAGGGAAGAGGCCGTCGGCGATGCGGCCGAGGTTGCCGAGAAAATCGCCCTCGCCGCGCTTCATTATTTCCTCTTGCAGGTGAGCCCTACAAAGGACATGATTTTCAACCCGAAGGAATCGCTCTCCTTCCAGGGGAACACTGGTCCCTACCTTCAGTATATGGGCGCCCGCATCTCTTCGATCCTGCGCAAGGTGGAGGAAGGCGGCGCTCCCGGGCCGGACGGCGTTTTAACTCAAGGACCGCTTGCAGGCGGTTCCGTCAAGCCCGATCTTCTCGTACACGACGCCGAGTGGGAACTGTTGAAAGCGCTGGAGGATTTCCCGAAACAGGCTGCCCGGGCGGCTGAAAACCACGATCCGAGCGCGGTTACCGCTTCTCTCTACGATATCTGCAAGTGCTTCAGCCGTTTTTACCATGATTGCCCGATAATCACCGCCGGCAGCGCGGATCTGGGCAGAACCCGGCTTGAACTGGTGAGGGCGACGCTGATCGTGTTGAAGAACGCGATGCACCTGGTTCTGGTGCCGTTCCTGGAGACGATGTAG
- a CDS encoding polyphenol oxidase family protein, producing MEAVEFFSFPGLNADAEAPKCAISLAPSGSQKAVRDTDNRSLFFSSLGIDPSRVSSASQTHSRIVLVSRDASDLSHFPEGDGVLTRNPSLVPCVTVADCMPVYLYDPVSGFFGVLHSGWKGTGIIGEALALASVQWGSKPSDVRAILGPHIRSCCYTVDQERADWFRTSFGETVCVLDEQRARDKSPWPWRLSLAEANRLHSLERGILPEHLLDAGSCTSCNERYGSSRRQGAGNFVQMAAFAGFF from the coding sequence ATGGAAGCCGTCGAGTTTTTTTCCTTCCCCGGCCTGAATGCCGACGCGGAGGCTCCCAAATGCGCCATCAGCCTCGCTCCCTCGGGCTCTCAAAAAGCGGTTCGCGACACGGATAACCGCTCTCTGTTTTTTTCATCCCTCGGCATCGATCCGTCCAGGGTATCTTCCGCGAGCCAAACTCATTCGCGAATCGTCCTGGTTTCCCGCGATGCATCCGATCTTTCGCATTTTCCCGAGGGCGACGGCGTCCTCACGCGGAACCCTTCGCTCGTTCCCTGCGTCACCGTCGCCGACTGCATGCCGGTGTATCTCTACGATCCGGTCTCAGGCTTTTTCGGGGTGCTTCACTCAGGATGGAAGGGCACGGGAATCATCGGCGAAGCCCTTGCGCTTGCTTCCGTTCAGTGGGGCTCGAAGCCGTCCGATGTCCGGGCGATTCTCGGTCCTCATATCAGGTCGTGCTGCTATACCGTCGATCAGGAGCGCGCCGATTGGTTCAGAACCTCCTTCGGCGAAACGGTCTGCGTACTGGACGAACAGCGCGCGCGCGATAAGAGCCCCTGGCCGTGGCGGCTGTCTCTCGCTGAGGCGAATCGCCTGCACTCTCTCGAGCGGGGCATTCTTCCCGAGCATCTGCTCGACGCAGGGTCTTGCACCTCCTGCAATGAGCGCTACGGCTCGTCCCGCCGCCAGGGCGCAGGAAACTTCGTCCAGATGGCAGCCTTTGCCGGTTTTTTCTAA